DNA from Alnus glutinosa chromosome 2, dhAlnGlut1.1, whole genome shotgun sequence:
TTCCCTTCCCCCAGTCCAACGTCAGGTTCGAATAACcccaatcatatatatatacatgtacgTATAATACGTTAACCCTAACTGTATGGGACACTATAATGAGGGTATATATCTAGTAATATGTATGTACAATACACCTTAAACACTAAACTCTAAAACCATAAAGTACGTACACAAACACTACActttaaaccctaaaaccaaaACACCAGGCTTAAacgttaaaccctaaaccctaaaaccaaaGCACTAGGCCTAAACCTTAAATCCCAAACCATAAAACCATAAACGTATCCTAAAACACTAgacaaaaaaccctaaacaccAAACATATaccaaaccctaaaaccctaaaaccctagtTAATCTACAAAAAGCCTAAACACGGCCAAAATCTTAAACACATACACCAAACACCAAACCATGCATGCATAAACACATAATAACCTAAACCATCATAAACATAAACCAACCACCACAAATGCCCTAACGCTAAACCCAAAATCCTAGCTAGACCAAATAAAACCATATTTATATAAACACCGTAAAACCAAACCTCAAACATCAGTTCGAAATGTAATCAAACCATaattaggataaaaataaatgcatatcTGTTCAACACAATGCATGGATCTTTTTGTAACGTACATTTATATTGATTTTCTTCCCATTAAACTATGCATGCATATAATACTTAAATCCAACACAATAATGAAGCAGTGTTTTAAGCATCATGCATGTATACATTTTACATTATCATGCATGCacatgtaaaaataatattactaaataacattttattatataatgcaATACAATtaatcaacaaaaaataactagTGTTACCTGGATTTGAAGATGCTGGAAATTAAGGTGGGAGGAGTGGCGGTAGTGGTGGCGGTAGCGGCACCAACGAGCTAGGGAAGGAGGCAGCTGGccgaatagagagagagagagagagagagagagagagagagagagagagagagagagagagagagagatcgttagagagagagacagagagagatagagtaCCTGCAGTGGTGGCCGGCCGGAAGGAGGAGTGGCGGCGGTGGGTGGAGGCTCACGccacggagagagagagaggaccttGCAGTGGTGGCCGGCTGGAAGAAGGAGCGGCGGTGGTGGACGAAGGCTCACCGCGTGGGGAGAGTGAGAGataggtagagagagagagagactaacagagagagagtgaagagagagagagattgatggGAGGCATGTGCGGGACAGGTGAAATGTCATGTGCACTCTTGCCAAGACTCCATGTCGAGTTGTTTTTGTCAAAACGACTCAACTTTTGGTCGatataattaccataataagttatatattttgGTTTAGTACTATATCTATATATGTGCGTTATATATAgagtatatagggttagggttatagGTACATAATGTATACTAAATATAACTCATACATTTTGTTTAAATGacatatagcatatatatagggttagggtttatacatATAACAGAATGGTGTGAACAAATATACATGAGGGATAAACAAAGAAAGTAACTAATAATTGTAAATATATGAAAGCAGATGAGTATATATAATGGAATGGTATACTCAATAATCAACATAAATTTTACTGAAAGTAATGAAGATTCAAAACTTAAAGGTTAATTATGTGTTTAGTTATTGGTTAGTGAAGTTGTTTTGTTCAATAACTTTTCTAACTTCAGTGTTATCTGAATGGATTTTAAATGAGGAGGCTTTTACTACAAAATTCAAGTGTTTTACCATTATAGTTTCAAGTGGGGGGTGACTAGACATTATAACTGTGTTATCTTGTTTAACCCGGCCATATTTCtctattaattgttttaacTGTGTTCCCCTTGGGATGGTATTCTTCTACAAAATTGAAGTAGAATATTTCCGATTTGATTTCTTGCATTAACTCCTTCCATTTACTAAAGATTTCCTTCTTTTGTTCTAGAGTAAACCTTTCTCGGCAAACTCTTCTTTCAACTTCGTTTAATCAGTTCTTCTATTTAAGTAGATCCTGAAAACGAACGTCTTCCCTTTAACAAGTTATTGTTGGATGTAAtccaagttaattaattattactaATGTTTGTGGGATGGCTTTCATTAGTTAATAACCAATTAGCTGGCATATATATGCTAATGTCTGGCCATTTGATTGTATGTTATACTCAATAATCAACATAAATTTTTACTGAAAGTAATGAAGATTCAAAACTTATAGGTACTTAACTATGAAATTAGTTGGAAACTGATTGATTCATGATAATCCGAGATATAATGCTTGGGGTTTACACAAGAAACACAAGTGTTTACAAGATTTTGTAGTGAGGGTTCAAAGGATCTTCAAAAGAGAAGTGGCCGGGTATGAAATGCCTATGCCTTCATCATGGAGGATAGGATCCTTATATAGAATGGAGAAGCACCTTGAAATTATTGGATTCCAGCTTAGtgatccctatatatatatatatatatatatatatagggttatggtttattcATATAACGCGCaactcatattttaatttagtgttatatatatatagtatatagggtttgggtttatataattacatatataatatatcttggtttgatgctatatatatagtgggcCGGGACCCCTACGACTCCAAGTGGAGAGTGGAGTTGTTTTCACCCAACAAAAGTGGAGTTATTTTAGGGAAAACAACTCCAATTgtagttatttttttagggaaaacgACTCTAAGTGGAGTCGTTTTTACTCACAACGATGTTACTTAGTGACGTCATAACTCGTGATTGACGTCATTTGCCTTAAAACGACATAAATCAATGACATCGTTTTACTTAAAAACGACGTTGGTTAGTatcgttttgttaaaacggctcaaaaggCTTCGTTTTTGGTAGTGTACAAGCCCTTCTTTTGTATGTCTTTGAATTGCATTTTCTTAACTTACTTTGAGCTTTGCCAACATATAATCATCAAGGGTATGGTCTAGTGGCATTCGGGTTGTCTCAGTGGGGGTTAAGTATGTCTAAGGTCGAATCTGGCAATGAAAATGTTTGGGACTATTGGCTTGAGTGCTGTTAAATTATTTGGTGGGGCTGTGTTAAGCTATATATTGCTCGATCGGTCTTCAGAGAGTTGCGATTCTCACCATGAGTGATGCTTAATGCCCAGGGCCTACCATGATCACACCCAGGTAGAGATGCCACTTCGGTTGCCTCCTCCCGCcctttaaaagaacaaaaaaaaaaaaatagaaaaaaaaaaaaaaaaaaaaatcccaacatATATGATATGAAAATGGCCCATCAAAGGGATAAGGGATTAATTAGgtacaaaaatatatagaaatgctatatattaaacTTTTACCCTGCAACTGAACTTTTATCCGGTTGAAGTCATTATTTCGCGTCTTCCTTAATTAATCAGGTCAGCTAACTTAGAGCACGCATTTTCCTACTGCCCTTTCATGGGGTACTGTGCAATTATTCCGCAAGCttgttaaggtttttttttttttctttttctttttctttttctttttctttttcccctaaAGTTTCACAATTTCTAGGGAAGTATAATGATTCTGGAGGTGCAAAACTGTAGCAGACGATGGAAAGTGTAATAGAAGAAAGGATGTTTGTCCTTTGTTTTTAAGTGAAATGAATATATCTTACTGGTGAAACTATAAAAGTACAGATGGGAGAAAACCCGAAAAAGCTGTTAGATATCATTATCAACGccttcaaaaagtagtgggtgGAAGAGGTGGCCATTGAGAGTCCTCTCTTTATCAACCATGACTCTAATCATAACTCATCACCAAACAGTTCTGATTATAAGGATTCATTAAAAAAGTTACtgtatacatataaaatataaatgtatGTGATATGTCAaagggagaggagagagagagagagagagagagagagagagagagagaaagagagagagagagagagaaagagaaagagagagagagagatgtggcTAAAAGAGTAGGGTTAGAAAGATGAGTAGATGAGTTTGGTTACAGTTTTTGTGCTTTGGTGGTCGCAGATGACCAAAGGTATTAATCCCAACTCTGACCAAAACCTGCCACCCTTTGCAGAAGCATCAACAGCCCTCTCATAGGCCAAAGGTACGATTCTCTCTATCATCTACTGTTCCACTTCCACCCATGCTCTTCTCCCTCTCTTTTCCAACACCTTGAGTCTTCTCATGCCAAGTGCAAATTTTTCACAATATTTTTTCTGTAGATTTTCTTTACCTCTTTGCGTGGTGATTATCAGAAGAATTTGAaagttgaatttttatttttattttttttctaaacataTTTCTGTGGCCACATAGAGAAACCCACCAAACTAGTCCAGTACTGCATGTCATTTTACCGTCTGTAGAGATTCAGATAGATGAGTTTCAGTGATGAattctaaatattatttattttaaagtagAGCTAAATTTCTGGCTTCTTTTGTATTTGCAGTGTGGGTTTTGTATTTATTGGTGTTATTGGGGTGTGGACTCCGGAGATTGAAGGGgcaggatttttgttttttttgggatCAGCAGCATCGCCAGCAGTAGTATCAGGTTTCAGAGGCGGTGGCAGTAGCAGATAAAGAAGAACAAGCAACAGCCAGAAAAAGGAAGCAAATCAAAAAAGTTGTTGGAAGAGCAAACTGAGAAGGCTAGGAATCTGGATTACCAGAGGAATCATCAGAATATCGACCAAACACAAGAACAAAACCTAGGCACATACATCCACTACCAACATGGCCAACTCCTCCAAAACGAAGCCATAAATTCCTACCAAACAGAAGCACCCGACAAGCAAATTTTTGGCCAAATCATAGACTATGCAGAGCACAGGAAAGGAATGGGCATGAAGAGCGCTGGAGGAGAGATAGTCCAAGTCCAAGGAGGCCACATTGTCCGATCCACCGGCCGGAAAGACCGGCACAGCAAAGTCTACACAGCAAAAGGTCCCCGGGACCGCCGGGTGCGGCTCTCAGCCCACACCGCCATTCAATTCTACGATGTTCAAGACCGGTTAGGCTACGACAGGCCCAGCAAAGCTGTGGACTGGCTCATCAAGAGGGCAAAGTCCGCCATTGACAAGCTAGCTGAGCTGCCGCCATGGCATCCAACTGGTACTTGTAGCGCTACAGCAGCAGAACAAGCAGACCCAAATGCAGGCTCAGCAGACATGACAATAGCAGAGCAATCAGAGTCTTCCGGCTACAACTTTCAGCTCCACAGGCAATTAGCTGAGAACCCAGATGAGAATTCAAACTTCATTCCACCAGCTCTAGACTCCGAATCCATGACAGATACCATGAAATGTTTGTTCCCCACAACCTCTGCAAACTCCTCTCTCAATTTCCAGAGCTACCCACCTGATATAATTTCAAGAACCTCCAACCACACCCAAGATCTCGGCCTATCTCTCCACTCTTTCCACGACCATTCAGCTCCGAACGACCAGAACCTTTTTGCAGGCTCCGCTCCCGTGGGATTCGACGCCAATTACCAGAGGATGGTAGCTTGGAACAGCGACACAAACGCAGAAAACAGAGGTGGTTTTGTCTTCAACTCTCCGGCATTGGCACAACAAGCATTGCTAGGCCAAGGCTCACCATTTTCACAGAGGGGACCCCTTCAGTCCAGTTTTGCACACTCCGTTCGGGCTTGGGATGATCTTACTATTGCTTCATCGCACTATCAGAAAACACAGCCAATTCACCAGTCTTCCATGTTCGGAAGCAGGTTTGCCACCGACGGATTGCCGGCGTTTTGCATTCCGGCGACAATTCAGGGTGAGGAGGAGCATAGTGCCAGTAGGCCATCCTCCACTTCTCCCAATTCCCACCATTGATTGAACAAGAGCTGGACTAGTTTCCTTGCCATTAGGTACTCAACTTAAATTCCGGTTTCTCAAATTTTCCTACttgtttcttcttgttttgGTGTTACTTCTGTTTGTTCCCATGGAAAATTTATCCaagaaaaagttattattttcatgttttgtttccTAAACAAAGAATAGTGCGAATAAATGAGAGTAATTTTTGTAATAAGCTTTAGTGGTAGCATGGTAGTAGCATGGCATCCATTAACATAAACAGTAGTTTTGAAGAGAGAAAGTACTGTTGAACTAGACATTATCAATCAGTATTTTCCTTTGAGACAAAGCAGAGTAGGTTCAAgttcctctcaaattttttgagtttttctttgGCTTTTAGGATTTTGAAGATTCTACTGTTGGATAATCGAATGCAAGGAAGAGAATCCAGTCAATTCAATGGTCTACCGTGGGAAGAAATTATCTGGTTGGATTCAACAGTTTGGTTTTTTCtatgattaattttattttggatgCTCTATTGCTTACTAAAAAGTGTTCTGTTCAAGCTCAACTTTGTTTAATACGTGcttaaattgtttaattaagtaatattatctttgtttttgttaaagCGCATGTGTTCGACCCACTGAAAAACACATATCTAGGTGACCCTTTGTATATATCGGTGAGCCGCCCTACTTTAAAACCACTATTCAGTAAAAAACTGTTTCTCGTCATGCTCGACTGtagttgaaaacaaaaacaccgttgttttgttttgtttagcttttttttttttttttttttgtctccaaGGTACAACTGTGTAATGGAACAGTAAATGAGCCAACGAGTTTGTTTTAACATTAATGTTATGCTCGTCGTCTTCGAAGTATGTTTGTCGCTATATAACAGCTAGCATTCACAATAGCTTCTTTAAATGAGGTTTGTTCCTTtgagttttagaaaaaattttagggttaaatacatatttgtcccctgtgctttacgacctttattttttgtcccctcagtttcattttttatcaaatttggtacctgtggtatatgaaaagacagaaatggtACTTCCAtctgatttcccgtccaaaactaacgtccacccacgtcattgggtacctaaaaatttgaaacccagaacccaattctttacacatcgtttccaacaacatccagacaacaacatgacagaaaatgccgtgggtggacgttagttttgaaCGGGAAATCAAACGGAGGTATCATTTccatcttttcatataccacaggtaccaaatttgataaaaaatgaaactgaaAGGGCAAAAATAAAGGTCATAAAGCACAGGgaacaaatatgtatttaacccaaaattttaagaaaattacaaaaatccCTCCACATTAGCTTTCCAAAAAATTTTGTTTCCCCAATAAATAATGCATTGAGAAACACTATCCACTTcttattcaattgtttattcacaaaatatagtatctctctcctactttatttttctttcctacttttaattaaagtaaaagtaaaaaaataatattttaatgctataggaaaaaataaagggaagctTCTGTAGTGTGTTTTTtgatagaaaagtaaaaaatagttttgttctcTATATTTAAGAAAGATGGTTGGGAATGCTTAATGGGACTGGGATCCTTTTCCTTGTGCAATTTCAAAAACATCTTTCACACTATTTGGAATTGTATGTTGTCACACATAATCTCATCCATAATTGCTCGGTTACTATAAGGAATTCAGGCCACTATTCACACTAAATTTTTACACCAGTTTTGATGTGACGTGTTTTAATTAGCTCCTTGTGtaaatcatatttaaaaaaacaaaaacaaaatgtgGTAGTCAGTGTGAAAATCTAGTAAGAAGAGGCATTACTCTACTATTAAGGTTGTTAGAATCCTATATTGAATTCTAATAGCAGATTCTGATATTTTATGCATTCTAACAAAGtgaaattcatttttaaaaactttttgtCTCTTCCCTGGAGCCAATATTGTACTGAGATGATTGCAATGTCCGTGAAACGTTCTCATGTGGCTTTAGTGATTTTGGTAAATTTATTTctctgtttgtgtttgtttagacaaaatatttttaaaaaaatatttttgggattttcttCTGTTTAGTGTAActgaaaatgatggtcaacatACATGATACATCATTTCCAATTTGACCGAAaaagcatttttaatttttagaaaatgatttacagttttaaaaatggtcattttttgaatttaaactctttattATTGTACGTACGTTCGTGAGAATTCGCCACCGCCggacattggagtttgttggcgGCTCAAGTTTGGACCGAAAGTTTTCTGATTTTGGGATCCGGTCATTGGAATTCGGCAACACTAACTACTGGATTCCGGCCACTGTCCTTGGAATCTTGCAACTTTTGTCGGATTCTGGTCACTGTCGTCCGAATCCGGCGAATCGAGCCAGCTGGTGGCGAAATCTGGCCATTTGCGCCGAATTCTTGCCACTATAGCTGGAATTTGGCTACTATATTGGATTTCGACGATTTTGGCTAGAATTTGGCCATTTGTGCCAGATTCTGGCCCTATTGCCGGAATCTGTCCAATATAGCCAGATTATAGCAAGTTTCGCTAGAACCCGGCTATACTATGCTAAATTCTGGCGAAACTGGTAAGAATTTTAGAGGAAATTAGTGGTTTTTCGCTGTTGGTAATATTTTCGTACAAGCTAAACaccaaaaagtatttttagaaaaatcccttttttttaaaaaaaaaataataatttcattgaaaatattttgcgacgaaacaaacggaatattattttctttttatgctGTTTCCATGAATTGAGATTTGACCGGCTCGAGAAGCGTACCCAGGAACCATTTTGCAGACATGTGATCCAGGAAAGGGTGGAATTTGAAACTATTTAGAGAGgcaaaaattacattttttacaGGACCATATTGATAACCCATAAAATTGCCTTTCATTGGAAAATCCTCTACAACTTTTATCCATGAACTTGGTCCTCTGTCGTATGCCAAACTCTCTGGAAACAGGgctctctttttgttttcagttttttaaatttcttacttcttcaaaattttgttatttgaaagaaaatcttCGAGTTCTAAGTTAGACAGACACCCGTATGTTTTCATATAATGAAATTAATGTGGTTATATTGGAAACCGGGCAAAAGTTTGAAGTTAGCACAGAGTAAGAGACATCATAAGATTGAATGGAAAATTATTTAGATTATGAAGAAACCTCTAAATGAGGGGCCTTTGTGGGTGATCTGCAAGCTTTAAAGGGTGTGGAAAAGGCACTACTACCTAAGTTACCTCGAAAATTATTTCCTCTCCACGACTAGTTTCTCCACAATCTTGAAGATCAAGTTATTGTATAAATTTGTAAGCATTTgatatttcaaattcaaatttgaaattggGTTTGAACAATTGACAGATCCTTGATAGTTGTGATgacctattttttattttattttatatacaaaatgaaATCACCACAGTAGCATGACGATTAGTCATTACGTCAACTCAACGTACATATCCTATAATATGTATCTATCTCATCAGAGATAATAAACTATGTAGCGGAAACTAATTTCATTAACTAAAAAGAGTAATTACAATATTAGAGCCATACatttgtctatctgtttaaggcttaatcaaaCATTATATACATcaaagaatggctatacaaaatatGTATCACATGCAATACATGCCATATATAAAAGTTTATACAAAATACTATGGACTATCCGAGTCTAACACACATACGACTAAATGCAAAGAGCCTCAGTCGTAGTATCTCAAGTACAATGCCACATGATCCTCATTCACATCTGCAGTACCTGCAGCTAAAGCATCAACATCTACTCGATTGTGGTGGTAATCACGTTCGCATAAATGAAAGCATGAGTTAACcaactcagtagtataaaacacactgggttttcacaatgagccaatcATTACAATTTTAtcatatgtttacaataacggcTACTTGTGGATTGATAATTTTGCATAAAAGGATTCTTAGATGATAGAGTAAACCATGTTGTTTGgtttacaaaatcaaataatcTATATTATACAcattattacatttatatcatgTGACTCAGATATTCacgtatacaagctttccaaactTTTAGGGAAATATAGGCATACAGGGATATCTAAAGAAATAGTTGACACTATGTCTCGACCTTATGCGCATACAAGTCATCCGAACCTTTGGAGAATTCCAATATACGCATACTCCCAAACATGGCCATAGGAAAACAATGAATATAACATTATGGAATTACACGCATATAGTTAATCAGAACCTTTGGGGAATACAAGCATACGTGCACTCCCAACATTAAATCGCAGGAAAAACATTCGACGTAATATCTTGGCTATGTACGCATCCATTTCTTCCAAACCTTTGGCGAATACATGCATAAGTACACTTCAAAACTTTACATCTCAACAAATCAAACCAACGTTATAATTCGATCGCACATGCATACATGACATTCTGAACCTTTAGGGAACTCATGTTATACATGCACTCCAAATACACGACATTTCATAGAACACATATgcaattgttgtgcaaatatcgaCCTAAATAATAGGTAAATAAATGTACACTTTACTCGCAAGttcacaagatcaaaacgatagtatagaaAGCAAGTACGAAATCATCCTACGAGGATTGATAAATTGTGTTTAAAGAAAATTTCCTAAGATAGTTATTTTGAATATAACTGCAATGGAATAAAGTaaacaacataattgaaaacattaaataaaAGGGTAAGGCTctgataagtgttgaatattacacattcaagctccttaattcacatatgttaatctcttagttttattatagtttgatgttttgtattgtttttgtgttttcttgtgttttacaggtttttgaagaaaattcttcaaatttcaaTATTAGAACGAattcggcaaactcacttttggaaagattcaactccaaatcaattttgaatttaaaaaaagataagtCGGCAAAATCTTTTATgtttggaaagaatccaaaatgagaACGTTTCTGTATTTTAATCACaactttctgctcaagtatcagattacAGTGAAATTAGCAGCATTAGAAAGctaatacaaaaagaaacaaataattcTAAAACAAGTTTTCCTTAATTCGGACGTACTTTTCCAAAATTTCCCCACAATAAAAGATTGCAAATCTGgacaaatttggaattttttttccttcttggattaaattttcaatctcctacttgtaCTAGGAGACTGACTTCCGAATTTTTTGAGATTTCAAAAGTTTTTAGGATTCTCCTAATTCCTATAagtaggcctctaaacattgaagaaagacacacaaactttaggagaagataccattcccttctGGCTGGTAaaaagcatcatgttatgattgtagtattgtgcatattgtgaatcttacttgagtatgattagcagtggatatcgaagccctatcttttcttcttattacttcaatttaatattttatctcatTTCATTCAAAATCTTTATTTAGGAAAATCTCTTTAAGCATAGTTTATACCAATACTCATGAGAATAATCTTGTATTTGCCTTctataaaattgttttgttcttatgcacttgcgagtaaaaagtacaagtatttgcctatttatttaagtaaagATTTACACAACAAGCTCTGATATTCACCACTAATCATACTCTTTTTAGGAAACGATATGCACAATGCTACAAACCATATTGCGATATTTAATGTTTGCCAGCCACAAGGGCTTGAGTGTATACTACTAAAGCTATTGATCTCTCTatgcaacgagttaggcatagGTGTAtactctaactctttttttttttcttttttcttttttttctcgaaggatttagcatgggtGTATACTAAGTTGTTcatcaagaaagcataaaattaTGGAAATTAGCAAATACACTCAACTTGGAACATGATATCTATTTTAGTTGTCATTATGTTGATTAATACAAGAAcatgtgatggggttctttcgttactctattatacCCAGGATTCGGTCATCCAAATTAACagaaataacaaatccataccgcatgcatatgatgatcaaatATAAACATGGAAGGAATTCAAGAGAACTGGAATTAATCAAATAAGAATCACAAATagttgtagcaaggcaaatcaAAATCTTAAAGAAACATGATTCGGGCTTCATTTGAGCCCCAACAacagtaattaaataaaattaattcgAACTAAAAGTATATACATACAGGAAATAacgaaaggaagaaagaaaaaccaaaacccttaTTGATCTAGCCTCCGATTCCTctcccaaagcttgtgtgtttgttttggaAGACTTAGGGgagtatttatagagtttaggAACAACCCCATATGATTTCATGCAACCTACAAGTCCAAAATCGAGTTAGAGGTGGATTAGAATCTTTCCAAATTCGTC
Protein-coding regions in this window:
- the LOC133861144 gene encoding transcription factor TCP4-like, which codes for MGMKSAGGEIVQVQGGHIVRSTGRKDRHSKVYTAKGPRDRRVRLSAHTAIQFYDVQDRLGYDRPSKAVDWLIKRAKSAIDKLAELPPWHPTGTCSATAAEQADPNAGSADMTIAEQSESSGYNFQLHRQLAENPDENSNFIPPALDSESMTDTMKCLFPTTSANSSLNFQSYPPDIISRTSNHTQDLGLSLHSFHDHSAPNDQNLFAGSAPVGFDANYQRMVAWNSDTNAENRGGFVFNSPALAQQALLGQGSPFSQRGPLQSSFAHSVRAWDDLTIASSHYQKTQPIHQSSMFGSRFATDGLPAFCIPATIQGEEEHSASRPSSTSPNSHH